In one Mangrovibacterium diazotrophicum genomic region, the following are encoded:
- a CDS encoding RagB/SusD family nutrient uptake outer membrane protein, with protein sequence MRIHITPTYLVLATVFLFSSCNGLLETAPQATVSSENFWTSESYAQSALASAYAVPLDEYYYGHNEHIWDCISDDLYCAGDWTDDALIEILSVNADNSNISALWKRKYEAISRANDIIKNVPGIESISDETKAEILGQAYFLRAWNYFRLVIIHGGVPLIDENIASDDYNQPRATAAETYAFIESDLIKSADYLENVISWDSENLGRVNWGAAMGMLAKVYLYQEKWAEAEEASAAVLAQSEYYLADDYSASFTPETRNNPEVLFALQFTPESNNGGGSMMAWYMYPGSFGGWNFFHPEQPLVDEFENVDGSATRAFSYSATTGLFTYDDDGTEVVMDDVFAERDPRLRATVISVGETYRIDGEDYEFLSGNTKTGYACMKYFDGNGVAENNSSYPVLRLSEVYLIHAEALLQQGDSGDDDINAVRARVGLPAKSNCTMDDLIHERRCELGTEGNRHFDLLRWGLAADVYASYTSPIGQPNFEVGVSELMPIPQTEIDLSEGVLTQNPGY encoded by the coding sequence ATGAGAATTCACATAACACCAACATATTTAGTCCTGGCAACCGTTTTCCTGTTTAGTTCCTGTAACGGTTTGCTCGAAACGGCCCCCCAGGCTACTGTAAGTTCTGAAAATTTCTGGACCTCGGAGAGTTACGCTCAAAGTGCGCTGGCTTCGGCTTATGCTGTACCGCTTGACGAATATTACTACGGTCACAACGAGCATATTTGGGATTGCATTAGCGATGACCTTTACTGTGCCGGCGACTGGACCGACGATGCCTTGATTGAAATTTTATCTGTAAATGCTGACAACTCGAATATTTCAGCGCTCTGGAAACGCAAATATGAAGCGATTAGCCGGGCCAATGACATCATCAAGAATGTTCCCGGTATCGAGTCGATTAGTGACGAAACGAAAGCTGAAATTCTGGGACAGGCCTATTTCCTGAGAGCCTGGAATTATTTCCGACTGGTTATTATTCACGGTGGTGTTCCGTTGATTGACGAGAATATTGCCAGCGACGACTACAACCAGCCTCGTGCGACAGCTGCCGAAACATATGCATTCATCGAGAGCGATTTGATAAAATCTGCCGATTACCTGGAGAATGTTATCAGCTGGGATAGCGAAAACCTGGGTCGGGTGAACTGGGGAGCTGCCATGGGGATGCTTGCCAAAGTGTATTTGTACCAGGAAAAATGGGCTGAAGCAGAAGAAGCATCCGCAGCTGTTTTGGCTCAGTCGGAATACTACCTGGCGGACGATTACTCGGCCAGCTTTACACCTGAAACACGAAACAATCCCGAGGTTTTGTTTGCCCTGCAGTTTACGCCCGAATCCAATAATGGCGGCGGAAGCATGATGGCTTGGTACATGTACCCGGGCTCGTTTGGCGGCTGGAACTTCTTCCACCCGGAGCAACCGTTGGTTGATGAGTTTGAAAATGTAGATGGTTCGGCAACCCGGGCTTTCTCGTACAGCGCAACAACCGGCCTGTTTACTTACGATGACGACGGAACAGAAGTTGTGATGGACGACGTTTTTGCAGAACGCGATCCGCGTCTTCGGGCAACGGTAATTTCGGTTGGAGAGACCTATCGGATTGATGGTGAGGATTACGAATTCTTATCCGGTAATACCAAAACCGGTTACGCCTGTATGAAATATTTTGATGGTAACGGTGTCGCAGAGAATAATTCGTCGTACCCGGTACTTCGCTTGTCTGAAGTTTACCTGATCCATGCGGAAGCCTTGTTACAGCAGGGTGATTCGGGCGACGATGATATTAATGCGGTTCGTGCTCGCGTTGGTTTACCGGCAAAATCGAACTGTACTATGGATGATTTGATTCATGAGCGTCGCTGCGAGTTAGGAACAGAAGGCAATCGCCATTTCGACTTATTGCGCTGGGGATTGGCAGCAGATGTTTATGCCAGCTACACCAGCCCGATCGGTCAGCCAAACTTTGAAGTTGGCGTCAGCGAATTGATGCCGATTCCGCAAACAGAGATCGACCTAAGTGAAGGCGTGTTGACTCAAAATCCGGGTTATTAA
- a CDS encoding TonB-dependent receptor, whose translation MRIVTLLILVGSLHLSAAVYSQQNKINLFAEDESIRDVLKKIEDQTDFKFVYQSERVDVDRKVSVNFKERSIEDILNELLADEGISYVITSKNLIVINPSNNGETTENGQNGEKEVKGRITNENGEAIPGATIMKKGTTQGTITDFDGYYSLKGVKEGETLVFSFVGMKTQESVVSTSDVVNISLAEETIGLNEVVAVGYSTTKKGDLTGSVSTIDVGEIENLPANNLSTALSGRMAGVSVQQNGGSPTAGVSIRIRGTGTLNNNDPLVVVDGIIGADINNVNPNDIESISVLKDAAASAIYGSRAASGVIIVKTKRGKFNQDLKLTFNAYYGGSKVSKKIDVLSASQLATIYNEASDNDGTERLSDYSDPSSMQDLTDWQDEVFRTAIDQNYVVGLSGGSEKSSFNMSFNLKDAEGVLINTYNKRYTFRLNSDHLVGKKFTVGESLSLTYQDFKEVNTRSDNYGAILETLAMHTDIPVYDEDGEYSGVPSSNYGDVENPVGLLERNKGYARNYKLEANVYGQYEILDGLKAKSSYSLTYLGTDVKEFDPIVPEAGRPSYTNMLTQSRDMTINWLWENTLNFDKTYGDHSISAVAGVTAQHWEYSDLEGRRTDYQDEDEAFWYLDAGSTTTYANGGFQEYGLFSFLSRVNYVYANKYLFGATLRADGSSRFTEDNRWGYFPALSLGWRISQESFMADVDWLDDLKLRSSWGILGNQDVDLYQTYSTYVIDDPNAAYYFGMSGENIYNGYYRGSLANENLKWESTNQLNLGLDATLFDQRVVVGLDYFNKKTTDILVNPPVLGVYGTTSAPYTNGGEVSNKGFEAVVTYRGGKQNSDGFRYEVTGNLSTYKNEVLSLGNSNQAIYGPTFRDNFTITRTQVGDPIASFFGYKTDGVFADDAAVSAYVNDQGDLVQPDAQAGDFKFVDVNGDGTISSEDRTTLGSAVPDFSYGLNFSAWFKNFDFSMFFQGVQGNETWYALRYQLGFAGLKYNYLQEIYDRWTPENTNASVPRVTWSDPNNNKRPSDYYVEDGSYLKLKNVTIGYSLPETWTSKLGIAQLRMYVSGQNLFTVTKYPGYDPELGLESGSNDLEAGVDRGQYPQSRSFYFGLNLSF comes from the coding sequence ATGCGAATTGTCACGTTATTGATTCTGGTCGGAAGTCTGCATTTGTCGGCAGCGGTTTATTCGCAACAAAATAAGATAAACCTGTTTGCAGAAGATGAATCCATTCGGGATGTACTCAAAAAAATTGAGGATCAAACAGATTTCAAGTTCGTTTATCAAAGTGAGCGAGTAGATGTTGACCGCAAGGTTTCTGTCAACTTTAAAGAGCGTTCGATTGAAGATATCCTCAATGAACTTTTAGCAGACGAAGGAATTAGTTACGTCATTACGTCGAAAAACCTGATCGTTATAAACCCGTCAAACAACGGGGAAACGACAGAAAACGGACAGAACGGCGAAAAGGAAGTGAAAGGTCGCATCACAAACGAGAACGGCGAAGCAATCCCCGGTGCGACGATCATGAAAAAAGGAACGACACAGGGGACGATAACTGATTTCGATGGCTACTATTCACTCAAAGGAGTCAAGGAAGGCGAAACACTTGTTTTTTCCTTCGTAGGCATGAAAACACAGGAATCGGTTGTCAGTACTTCGGATGTTGTCAATATTAGTCTGGCTGAAGAAACAATTGGTTTGAACGAAGTGGTTGCTGTGGGATACAGCACGACCAAAAAAGGTGACTTAACCGGATCTGTTTCAACCATTGACGTTGGCGAGATTGAGAATCTACCGGCCAATAATTTGAGCACGGCGCTGAGCGGCCGGATGGCCGGTGTTTCCGTTCAACAGAACGGGGGAAGCCCAACAGCCGGCGTTTCTATTCGTATTCGGGGAACCGGTACACTGAATAACAATGATCCGCTGGTTGTTGTCGACGGGATTATCGGCGCTGACATCAACAATGTGAATCCAAATGATATTGAGTCGATTTCAGTACTGAAAGATGCCGCAGCATCGGCAATCTACGGTTCTCGCGCCGCCAGTGGTGTGATTATCGTAAAAACCAAGCGTGGAAAATTCAACCAGGATTTGAAACTGACTTTCAATGCCTATTACGGTGGTTCCAAAGTGTCGAAAAAAATTGATGTTTTGAGTGCCAGTCAACTGGCAACAATCTATAACGAAGCATCTGATAACGATGGAACAGAACGCTTATCCGATTATTCTGATCCTTCGTCGATGCAAGATCTGACCGATTGGCAGGACGAGGTGTTCCGCACTGCAATCGATCAAAACTATGTGGTTGGTTTGAGCGGGGGAAGTGAGAAATCGTCTTTCAACATGTCTTTCAATTTAAAAGACGCCGAAGGTGTCCTGATTAATACTTACAACAAACGCTATACTTTCCGCCTCAATTCCGACCACCTGGTGGGTAAGAAGTTTACCGTCGGGGAGAGTCTGTCATTGACTTATCAGGATTTTAAAGAGGTGAATACCCGAAGCGATAACTATGGCGCGATACTGGAAACGCTGGCGATGCACACCGATATTCCGGTTTACGATGAAGACGGCGAATATTCGGGTGTACCGTCAAGCAATTACGGCGATGTTGAGAACCCGGTAGGATTGCTGGAACGGAACAAAGGTTACGCACGCAATTACAAGCTGGAGGCGAATGTTTACGGGCAATATGAAATTCTGGACGGTTTGAAAGCCAAATCAAGTTACTCGCTGACTTATTTGGGAACCGATGTGAAGGAATTCGACCCCATTGTGCCGGAGGCAGGACGTCCTTCGTACACCAACATGCTGACTCAATCACGCGATATGACCATTAACTGGTTGTGGGAAAACACGCTGAACTTTGACAAAACCTACGGCGATCACAGCATATCTGCTGTTGCAGGTGTTACCGCGCAGCACTGGGAATACTCAGATTTGGAGGGCCGCCGCACAGATTACCAGGATGAAGATGAGGCGTTTTGGTACCTGGATGCCGGATCGACAACAACCTATGCGAACGGTGGTTTCCAGGAATACGGTTTGTTCTCCTTCCTGTCTCGTGTGAACTATGTGTACGCTAACAAGTACCTGTTCGGAGCAACGCTGCGTGCCGATGGTTCTTCTCGTTTTACCGAAGACAATCGCTGGGGGTATTTCCCTGCTCTCTCCTTAGGATGGAGAATCAGTCAGGAGTCGTTTATGGCCGACGTTGACTGGCTGGACGACCTGAAGCTGCGCAGCAGTTGGGGGATTCTTGGAAACCAGGATGTTGACCTGTATCAAACTTACAGCACCTATGTGATTGACGATCCGAATGCTGCGTACTATTTCGGAATGTCAGGTGAAAATATTTACAACGGTTATTACCGCGGTTCCCTGGCCAACGAAAACCTGAAATGGGAATCGACCAACCAGTTGAACTTGGGGCTGGACGCAACGCTTTTTGATCAGCGGGTGGTTGTTGGCCTCGATTACTTCAACAAAAAGACGACAGATATTTTGGTTAACCCACCGGTGTTGGGAGTTTATGGAACAACGAGTGCACCCTACACGAATGGTGGAGAAGTTTCGAACAAAGGGTTTGAAGCTGTTGTGACCTACCGTGGAGGCAAACAGAATTCGGATGGATTCCGCTATGAAGTTACCGGAAATTTGTCGACCTATAAAAACGAAGTTCTTTCGTTGGGAAACAGTAACCAAGCGATTTACGGACCAACCTTCCGCGATAACTTTACTATTACCCGTACTCAGGTCGGCGACCCGATTGCGTCTTTCTTCGGCTATAAAACCGATGGTGTTTTTGCTGATGATGCAGCTGTAAGTGCGTATGTAAATGACCAGGGTGATTTGGTACAACCCGATGCACAGGCCGGAGATTTCAAATTTGTGGATGTCAATGGCGATGGAACCATCTCATCGGAAGACCGCACAACATTGGGAAGCGCCGTTCCTGATTTCTCGTATGGCCTGAATTTCTCGGCGTGGTTCAAGAATTTCGATTTCAGCATGTTCTTTCAAGGCGTTCAGGGAAATGAAACCTGGTATGCGTTGCGCTATCAATTGGGCTTTGCCGGTTTGAAATACAACTATCTGCAGGAAATTTACGATCGCTGGACACCTGAAAATACCAATGCTTCTGTACCCCGCGTAACCTGGTCGGATCCGAACAACAACAAGCGACCTTCTGATTATTATGTGGAAGACGGTTCTTATTTGAAGCTGAAAAATGTAACCATCGGTTATTCGTTGCCTGAAACCTGGACTTCAAAACTGGGCATAGCTCAGCTTCGGATGTATGTGAGTGGTCAAAACCTGTTCACCGTTACCAAGTATCCCGGATACGATCCGGAACTGGGATTGGAGAGCGGCAGCAACGACCTTGAAGCCGGTGTTGATCGCGGTCAATATCCGCAGTCACGCTCATTCTACTTTGGGCTGAATCTTTCATTTTAA
- a CDS encoding FecR family protein, which translates to MTNRIDLYRQVLTGEATPEEQESFDQLMNQPELQKEFGEYEAIWKNAVRVPRKKSFNDVLAFARVDKQVEFRKTQRRKYLFAASTGLAAGVLIVLGLLAVTQMIFGHESAPVVVKTDTGNRTTMTLPDGSEVCLNSSSTISYDDHFNDKQRRVVLNGEAYFEVTKSKVPFIVEAKDLEIKVHGTEFNVSAYADDDVIRASLESGKISVQKKGDPTEYFLNVGQMLEYKDNRMEIKEVEVEEYSAWKSNKLYLHDESLRNIANWLERQYGYHFTIKPESLGEEVHISGSFDNNSLEEILDAVTLASGVSVKQEKDGYLIYK; encoded by the coding sequence ATGACAAATCGTATCGATCTATATCGGCAGGTTTTAACCGGTGAAGCTACTCCCGAGGAACAAGAATCCTTTGATCAGTTGATGAATCAACCAGAACTTCAGAAGGAGTTCGGGGAATATGAAGCTATCTGGAAAAATGCTGTCAGAGTACCTCGCAAGAAATCATTCAACGATGTGCTGGCTTTTGCCCGGGTTGACAAGCAGGTTGAATTTCGGAAAACACAGCGCCGCAAATACCTGTTTGCGGCTAGCACCGGTTTGGCCGCCGGGGTTTTGATTGTGTTGGGCCTTTTGGCCGTAACACAAATGATCTTCGGTCACGAATCTGCTCCTGTAGTTGTTAAAACTGATACCGGAAACCGGACCACGATGACACTTCCTGACGGAAGCGAAGTGTGTCTGAATTCAAGTTCTACTATTAGCTACGACGATCATTTCAATGACAAACAACGTCGGGTTGTATTGAATGGCGAAGCCTACTTCGAGGTTACGAAAAGCAAAGTGCCATTTATTGTCGAGGCCAAAGATTTGGAAATTAAAGTTCACGGAACGGAGTTCAATGTGTCAGCTTATGCCGATGACGACGTGATCCGTGCCAGCCTGGAATCCGGGAAAATCAGTGTCCAAAAGAAAGGGGATCCAACGGAATACTTCCTGAATGTTGGGCAGATGCTTGAGTATAAGGATAATCGGATGGAAATTAAGGAGGTCGAGGTTGAAGAGTATTCAGCCTGGAAGAGTAACAAGCTCTATCTCCACGACGAGTCGCTGCGCAACATTGCAAACTGGCTGGAGCGCCAATACGGCTACCACTTCACAATCAAGCCGGAATCGCTTGGCGAAGAGGTTCATATTTCAGGGAGCTTTGATAATAACAGTTTGGAAGAAATTCTGGATGCAGTGACTTTGGCCAGCGGCGTATCAGTGAAACAGGAGAAAGACGGCTATCTCATTTACAAATAG
- a CDS encoding RNA polymerase sigma-70 factor, with the protein MTDNSTQNSIEDSDFELLTEIRGGSYAAFKLLFQRYYSPFCRYACYFLDDEVAAEDIVQDTFLGLWEKRKSIQITDSVKFYLSRSIRNKCLNIIKHSKIKDGYSAAIEERTSPEIDQIEYEYFELRLQIENCIEKLPPRCQEIFQKSRFEQLKQKEIAEEMDISIRTVKVQINKALQLLRDCVSEFFPDIRV; encoded by the coding sequence ATGACAGACAATTCAACCCAAAATAGTATTGAGGATTCGGACTTCGAGCTGTTGACTGAAATTAGGGGAGGTAGTTATGCTGCCTTTAAACTATTATTTCAGCGCTACTATAGCCCGTTTTGTCGCTATGCCTGTTATTTTTTGGACGATGAAGTGGCGGCAGAAGACATTGTTCAGGATACTTTCCTGGGGCTCTGGGAGAAGCGCAAATCAATCCAAATCACAGATTCTGTCAAATTTTATCTCTCGCGTTCCATTCGGAACAAATGTCTCAATATTATTAAGCACAGTAAAATTAAAGACGGCTATTCCGCAGCAATAGAGGAGAGGACATCACCGGAAATTGACCAAATAGAATACGAATATTTTGAATTGCGCCTGCAAATCGAAAACTGTATTGAGAAACTGCCTCCCCGTTGCCAGGAAATTTTTCAAAAAAGTCGCTTCGAGCAATTAAAACAAAAAGAAATTGCAGAAGAGATGGATATTTCAATCCGAACGGTTAAAGTTCAAATTAATAAGGCCTTACAGCTTTTGCGAGACTGTGTTAGTGAATTTTTTCCGGACATCCGTGTCTGA
- a CDS encoding DUF4861 family protein produces MKKQIVVSVLAALVFTGCGVTDKHEVVVDNNLDFDRIEVVSVKCADLQSMFGGNDLENVLVFDPQTSQYLVSQLVDDDQDGEPDEFLFQARVKAHSSSTYRLESKENASDLKQVPAVKTFSRFVPERIGDYAWENDKVAFRTYGPEAERLVKDGEPGGTLSSGIDLWLKRVDYSIIDKWYSGNLQQPGYYHKDHGEGYDPYHVGSSRGTGGTGIWENDSLYISDNFTAYRTICTGPLRTTFELDYAPWSQYEVKETKQISLDLGSNFSKFDISISGDIPNDSYTVGITLHEGEGSADIDKDNGAFSHWELIDGVPIGEGIVIDPAMVADGFTTNSNVPDQKQLLVTTHARSKLTYYAGFAWTKSGQVEDEADWAELLQRQAKIIANPLVVQVH; encoded by the coding sequence ATGAAAAAGCAAATAGTAGTTAGTGTTCTGGCAGCATTGGTTTTTACGGGCTGTGGAGTCACTGACAAGCATGAAGTGGTTGTCGACAACAATTTGGATTTCGACCGGATAGAAGTTGTGTCGGTTAAATGCGCCGACTTGCAATCCATGTTCGGAGGAAATGATTTGGAGAATGTGTTGGTTTTCGACCCGCAAACGTCCCAGTATTTGGTTTCCCAACTTGTGGATGATGATCAGGACGGAGAGCCTGATGAGTTTCTGTTTCAGGCCCGGGTGAAAGCGCATTCCAGCTCCACTTATCGTTTGGAATCGAAGGAAAATGCTTCTGATTTAAAACAAGTTCCTGCAGTAAAAACCTTTTCTCGTTTTGTGCCCGAACGCATTGGTGATTACGCTTGGGAAAATGACAAAGTTGCTTTTCGTACTTATGGACCTGAGGCGGAACGTTTGGTTAAAGATGGCGAGCCCGGTGGTACACTTTCCAGTGGAATTGACTTGTGGTTAAAGCGCGTCGACTACTCAATCATCGATAAATGGTATTCCGGGAATTTGCAACAACCGGGTTATTATCACAAAGATCATGGTGAGGGCTACGATCCGTATCATGTTGGGAGTAGCAGGGGAACCGGAGGAACCGGGATTTGGGAAAATGATTCGTTGTACATATCAGATAATTTCACGGCCTACCGGACTATTTGCACTGGACCTCTGCGAACAACTTTTGAGTTAGATTATGCACCGTGGAGTCAGTATGAAGTAAAAGAAACGAAGCAAATTTCATTGGACTTGGGATCGAACTTTTCAAAATTTGATATCTCCATTTCCGGAGATATCCCGAATGATAGTTATACCGTTGGGATCACCCTTCATGAGGGAGAGGGATCCGCAGATATTGACAAAGATAACGGGGCTTTTTCCCATTGGGAACTAATTGATGGTGTTCCGATCGGCGAAGGGATTGTCATAGATCCGGCGATGGTGGCCGATGGTTTTACGACAAATTCGAATGTGCCGGATCAAAAGCAGTTATTGGTGACGACGCATGCACGAAGCAAATTGACTTATTATGCCGGCTTTGCCTGGACTAAGAGCGGGCAAGTTGAAGATGAAGCAGATTGGGCTGAGTTGTTGCAGCGTCAAGCGAAGATCATTGCCAATCCATTGGTGGTTCAGGTTCATTAA
- a CDS encoding gluconate 5-dehydrogenase — translation MIDSLFDLSGKVALITGGGHGIGMAIAKVLAKAGAKVCVNGTSEEKLKKSKAEFAEDGIEVFTYAFDVSSEESVDAGIAQIEKEVGSVDILVNNAGIIKRVPILEMPVDDFKQVIDIDLVGPLVVSKRVAPGMIQKRAGKIINICSLMSIYGRTSVSAYASAKGGLKLLTANMACEWAKYNVQVNGIGPGYIETAQTAPIREGSHPFNDLVMARTPAGRWGLPEDIGYAALFLSSKASDFVNGHLLFVDGGITANFGYVAGENELE, via the coding sequence ATGATAGACAGCTTATTTGATCTTTCGGGCAAAGTTGCTTTGATTACCGGAGGAGGGCACGGCATTGGTATGGCCATCGCAAAGGTGTTGGCGAAAGCTGGGGCCAAGGTTTGTGTTAATGGAACTTCAGAAGAGAAATTGAAGAAATCGAAAGCAGAATTTGCTGAAGATGGTATTGAGGTTTTCACATATGCCTTTGATGTGTCAAGTGAGGAAAGTGTTGATGCCGGGATAGCACAAATCGAAAAGGAAGTCGGTTCTGTCGATATTTTGGTAAACAATGCGGGGATCATTAAGCGCGTTCCGATTTTGGAAATGCCGGTTGATGATTTTAAACAGGTGATCGATATTGACCTGGTTGGACCGCTGGTTGTATCGAAGCGAGTGGCTCCCGGGATGATTCAAAAGCGTGCCGGAAAGATTATCAATATTTGCTCTTTGATGAGTATTTACGGCCGTACATCTGTTTCGGCTTACGCGTCGGCCAAAGGCGGGTTAAAGCTTTTGACAGCGAATATGGCTTGCGAATGGGCGAAATACAATGTTCAGGTGAATGGAATCGGTCCCGGTTATATTGAAACAGCGCAAACGGCTCCAATTCGCGAAGGTTCGCATCCATTCAACGACTTGGTGATGGCACGAACGCCCGCAGGGCGCTGGGGCTTGCCGGAGGATATCGGCTATGCTGCACTTTTCCTGTCGTCGAAAGCCAGTGATTTTGTCAATGGCCACCTGTTGTTTGTCGATGGTGGTATTACGGCCAATTTTGGCTATGTGGCCGGCGAGAATGAGTTGGAATAG
- a CDS encoding GDSL-type esterase/lipase family protein: MKKSRRINQILLSISLFFIVATVHAQYDPQVKYGKAIDQFEKDDLACPPDTNGILMLGSSSFTKWRDVQDYFPDKNITNRGFGGSQMSDILYFKERLVLPYEPSQVWVFVGGNDMAAGEQPKQVFAEAQQLVNWLKEQYLDIDILFISMKPTPKRWALKKQLLSYNKKLKRYARKTEAVTFVDIWDAMLNADGEPNEELYISDMLHMNAQGYAIWKEALLPYLK; the protein is encoded by the coding sequence ATGAAAAAATCAAGACGAATAAATCAGATCCTTCTCAGTATTTCACTGTTTTTTATCGTAGCAACGGTTCATGCGCAATACGATCCACAAGTCAAGTATGGCAAGGCAATCGACCAATTTGAAAAGGATGATTTGGCATGTCCTCCGGACACGAATGGCATCTTGATGCTGGGCAGCTCGTCGTTCACGAAATGGCGGGACGTGCAGGATTATTTCCCGGATAAAAATATTACCAATCGCGGGTTTGGCGGTTCCCAGATGAGTGACATTCTTTATTTTAAAGAGCGACTGGTGTTGCCATACGAGCCGAGCCAGGTTTGGGTGTTTGTGGGTGGTAATGATATGGCTGCCGGTGAACAGCCAAAGCAGGTTTTTGCTGAAGCCCAGCAACTGGTGAATTGGTTGAAAGAGCAATATCTGGACATCGATATTCTATTCATTTCAATGAAACCGACGCCCAAAAGATGGGCATTGAAAAAGCAATTGCTGAGCTACAACAAAAAGCTGAAACGTTATGCCCGCAAAACAGAAGCAGTCACTTTTGTTGATATTTGGGATGCAATGCTAAATGCCGATGGAGAACCAAATGAAGAATTGTATATCAGTGATATGCTGCACATGAATGCGCAAGGTTATGCTATTTGGAAAGAGGCCTTGTTGCCGTATTTAAAATAG